From one Butyricimonas faecihominis genomic stretch:
- a CDS encoding TIGR00341 family protein has protein sequence MMILLQRFRVYLRQILDPSDEQEREEDTVEAIRKGIVFRGTNLWVLIFATFIASLGLNTNSTAVIIGAMLISPLMGPIMGIGLGVGINDFELIKKAFRNLLIATIFSVLTSTLYFLLSPLNEARSELLARTTPTIYDVLIAFFGGMAGIVASSTKLKGNVIPGVAIATALMPPLCTAGFGLASGNLSYFFGAFYLFTINSVFIAVATTLGVRLMHFSKKKFMDKEREKKVHRIVYSIIFLTMVPSVYITYNMVKTNIFETNASRFIKNEFNFPNTLVVDRYVKTENPERRIEVSLIGKEISEEVIVSLKEKMLHYGLHDVPLVIHQGFGKEDTEMQNDVSNMLLQDYYMQNKQRIASQDEEISVLRERLNSYLLYDTIGHQVTPEVKILYPSVKSLAISRVIRNQVDSLHADTLHIAIVAFGQKLSDVEEEKFSAWLAARIGVKNLKLIKE, from the coding sequence ATGATGATATTATTACAGCGTTTTCGGGTGTATTTGCGTCAAATTCTGGACCCGTCAGATGAACAGGAGCGGGAAGAAGATACTGTGGAGGCTATCCGTAAGGGAATCGTGTTCCGGGGGACAAATTTGTGGGTATTGATTTTTGCCACGTTTATCGCGTCTTTGGGATTGAACACGAATTCGACGGCCGTGATTATTGGAGCCATGTTAATTTCTCCTCTGATGGGGCCGATTATGGGAATCGGTCTGGGAGTTGGAATCAATGATTTTGAACTGATCAAGAAGGCTTTCCGTAATTTGCTGATCGCAACGATATTCAGCGTGTTAACGTCTACTTTATATTTTTTGTTATCGCCTTTGAACGAAGCTCGTTCGGAATTGCTGGCACGGACAACCCCCACGATCTATGACGTGTTGATCGCTTTCTTTGGTGGAATGGCGGGAATCGTGGCGTCCTCGACGAAGTTGAAAGGAAACGTGATTCCGGGAGTGGCTATTGCTACTGCCTTGATGCCGCCGTTATGTACGGCCGGGTTCGGGTTGGCAAGCGGCAACCTGAGTTATTTCTTCGGGGCATTCTATTTGTTCACGATCAATTCGGTATTTATTGCAGTTGCCACGACTTTAGGAGTGCGACTGATGCACTTCTCGAAAAAGAAGTTCATGGATAAGGAACGGGAAAAGAAGGTACACCGTATCGTGTATTCAATCATTTTCCTGACGATGGTTCCGAGCGTGTATATCACCTACAATATGGTGAAAACGAATATCTTCGAGACGAATGCCAGTCGATTTATCAAAAATGAATTTAATTTTCCGAATACGTTGGTGGTGGATCGTTACGTGAAAACAGAGAACCCGGAGCGTCGGATTGAAGTATCACTGATCGGTAAGGAAATATCAGAGGAAGTGATCGTGTCGTTGAAAGAAAAGATGTTGCATTACGGGTTGCATGATGTTCCTTTGGTGATTCATCAGGGATTCGGGAAAGAGGATACTGAGATGCAAAATGACGTTAGTAATATGTTGTTGCAGGATTATTACATGCAGAATAAACAGCGGATTGCCTCGCAAGATGAAGAAATTTCCGTGTTGCGCGAAAGGTTGAACTCTTACTTGTTATATGATACGATCGGGCATCAGGTTACTCCCGAGGTGAAGATTCTTTATCCTTCCGTGAAAAGTCTTGCTATATCCAGAGTGATTCGTAATCAAGTGGATTCTCTGCATGCCGATACGTTACATATTGCTATCGTGGCGTTCGGGCAGAAATTATCTGATGTGGAGGAAGAGAAGTTTTCGGCTTGGTTGGCGGCCCGGATCGGGGTGAAGAATTTGAAGTTGATAAAAGAGTAA
- a CDS encoding RNA polymerase sigma factor — protein sequence MSEKSDIEIVRDIKNGSVSAFQELYSRYADIVYRNILARVNSSFDADDIFQDFFIQVWEKRDSFQVSSSVKGYLLIWLRNHILNSIKQEQIRDKYQDICAPNEEDNYTWVKIVAKDLDENIRRIVDGFPPRLQCVYMLRQEQNLSIKEIAEKLAVSEQTVKNQLGDITRRLRCEVGRKNFLFFI from the coding sequence GTGTCGGAAAAATCGGACATTGAAATTGTACGTGATATAAAGAACGGGAGTGTCTCTGCCTTTCAAGAGTTGTATTCCCGGTATGCTGATATTGTGTATCGGAATATCCTTGCACGTGTGAACAGTTCCTTTGATGCGGATGATATTTTCCAAGACTTTTTTATCCAAGTGTGGGAAAAAAGAGATTCTTTTCAGGTTTCGTCTTCCGTGAAAGGGTATCTCTTGATTTGGTTGAGAAATCATATATTGAATTCAATCAAGCAAGAACAGATTCGTGATAAATATCAGGATATATGCGCCCCGAATGAAGAGGATAATTACACATGGGTGAAGATCGTGGCTAAGGATTTGGATGAAAATATCCGGCGAATCGTGGATGGGTTTCCACCTCGTTTGCAATGCGTGTATATGCTCCGGCAGGAGCAAAATTTATCGATAAAAGAAATTGCCGAAAAGTTGGCCGTGTCTGAACAAACCGTTAAGAATCAATTAGGTGATATTACACGTAGGCTCCGATGCGAGGTGGGTCGTAAAAATTTTTTATTTTTCATATAG
- a CDS encoding DUF4922 domain-containing protein: protein MFFDEFTKSQLASWPLARNNYERLRNVIYRTIDFDGFQIRIQYNPDRIQSAVAKIDEQSIKARACFLCKENIPPEQASFDYNPTLDIRVNPYPIFDRHYTVPAKQHIPQLIKGHFQDMLAIAQTYPEYTIFYNGPRSGASAPDHFHFQLAPRHIMPLETDVNSCPKEILWTSESRETTIESIHHYLRKNIILHSNNREQLMNIFEQLVSLVGQITPNDPEPMMNLFAWYENNEWWVVMFPRRQHRPWQFFAEGDENILFSPGCVDFAGLIISPREKDFNRLDAPLLEELFSQLTLTDKQFENLRFMIYDL, encoded by the coding sequence ATGTTTTTCGACGAATTTACGAAATCACAACTAGCCTCTTGGCCCTTGGCACGGAACAATTACGAACGCTTGCGGAATGTCATTTATCGTACGATTGATTTCGATGGGTTCCAGATTCGCATCCAGTACAACCCGGACCGGATTCAATCGGCCGTGGCTAAAATAGACGAGCAATCAATCAAGGCAAGAGCCTGTTTCTTGTGTAAAGAAAACATTCCGCCGGAACAAGCTAGTTTCGATTATAACCCCACACTGGATATACGGGTAAACCCTTATCCCATATTCGACCGCCATTACACGGTTCCGGCAAAGCAACACATTCCCCAGCTCATCAAGGGACATTTCCAAGATATGCTGGCCATTGCACAAACTTATCCGGAGTACACGATCTTTTATAATGGTCCCCGTAGCGGAGCCTCCGCCCCGGATCATTTTCATTTCCAACTGGCACCCCGTCACATCATGCCCCTAGAAACCGATGTAAACTCCTGCCCGAAAGAAATCTTGTGGACTTCCGAATCACGGGAAACCACAATCGAAAGTATTCATCACTACCTCCGCAAGAATATCATACTTCATTCAAACAACCGAGAGCAATTAATGAATATTTTCGAGCAATTAGTGTCACTCGTGGGCCAAATCACCCCGAACGACCCGGAACCCATGATGAACCTCTTTGCCTGGTACGAAAACAACGAATGGTGGGTAGTCATGTTTCCCCGTCGTCAACACCGCCCGTGGCAATTCTTCGCGGAAGGAGATGAAAACATACTGTTCAGTCCCGGCTGTGTAGACTTTGCCGGTCTGATCATCTCACCTCGGGAAAAAGATTTCAACCGTCTGGACGCCCCCTTGCTGGAAGAACTCTTTTCCCAGTTAACCCTTACCGACAAACAGTTTGAGAATTTACGATTTATGATTTACGATTTATGA
- a CDS encoding glycosyltransferase family 2 protein produces the protein MSIIFCIISRLKRDEQTDTYVHFEQTATLREIVTTIDSPYVFFYTKYPTPRLGEHAQKRFLQVAQATGAVMLYSDYYTEQDDSQTAHPTIDYQLGSVRDDFDFGSILLFRTDVLKKVISEMDTEYNFAALYDLRLRLSREGLIFRIPEFLYSEKEHDSRRSGEKQFDYVNPRNREVQIEMEQAFTAHLKAIGAYLPPAFKTVPFQDEHFETEVSVIIPVRNREKTIAEAIRSVFSQQTNFKYNILVIDNHSTDDTTAIVKKMAQKHSQIIHIIPPRTDLGIGGCWTHAIMSEHCGRFAIQLDSDDLYINRHVLQRIVDTFHKHQCAMIIGSYKMVNFKLEEIPPGIIDHKEWTTDNGHNNALRINGLGAPRAFYTPLLRQIRVPNVSYGEDYATALAISREYQIERIYEPLYLCRRWEGNSDADLNIQRVNANNYYKDKIRMIEILARQQRIENGELKIGNEEKS, from the coding sequence ATGTCTATTATTTTTTGTATCATTTCCCGGCTAAAAAGGGACGAACAAACAGACACCTACGTGCATTTTGAACAAACGGCCACGTTACGGGAAATCGTTACCACGATAGATTCACCTTATGTCTTTTTCTACACGAAATACCCGACTCCACGATTAGGAGAACACGCACAAAAACGTTTTCTTCAGGTAGCACAAGCCACAGGAGCCGTCATGCTTTATTCGGATTATTACACGGAACAAGATGATTCGCAAACGGCACACCCGACTATTGACTATCAATTGGGGAGCGTCAGGGATGATTTTGATTTCGGATCAATACTTTTATTCAGAACAGACGTTTTAAAAAAAGTGATCAGCGAAATGGACACGGAGTACAATTTTGCCGCACTCTACGATCTGCGCCTGCGTCTTTCCCGGGAAGGATTGATTTTCCGGATTCCCGAATTCCTGTACTCGGAAAAGGAACACGATTCCCGACGTTCCGGTGAAAAGCAATTTGATTACGTGAACCCTCGTAACCGGGAAGTACAAATTGAAATGGAACAGGCTTTCACGGCTCACTTGAAGGCCATAGGCGCCTACTTGCCTCCTGCATTCAAAACCGTCCCGTTCCAAGACGAGCATTTTGAAACTGAAGTCTCGGTTATTATTCCCGTCCGCAACCGGGAAAAGACCATCGCAGAAGCGATACGATCCGTCTTTTCACAACAGACCAATTTCAAGTATAATATTCTCGTTATCGACAATCATTCCACCGACGACACGACCGCTATTGTTAAAAAAATGGCCCAAAAGCACTCGCAAATAATCCATATCATTCCCCCTCGCACCGACCTTGGCATCGGGGGATGCTGGACACATGCCATCATGAGCGAACATTGCGGACGATTCGCCATCCAGTTGGATAGTGATGATTTGTACATCAATCGACACGTACTCCAACGCATTGTCGACACGTTCCACAAACATCAATGTGCCATGATTATCGGTAGTTACAAGATGGTTAATTTCAAGCTGGAAGAAATACCTCCCGGCATCATTGACCACAAGGAATGGACAACGGACAACGGGCATAACAACGCCTTACGTATTAACGGGCTAGGGGCGCCCCGAGCATTTTACACGCCATTACTCCGGCAAATCAGAGTCCCGAACGTCAGTTACGGGGAGGATTATGCCACGGCACTCGCAATCTCCCGTGAATACCAGATCGAACGTATTTATGAACCGCTATATTTATGTCGTCGCTGGGAAGGTAATTCCGACGCGGACTTGAACATCCAACGTGTAAATGCGAATAATTACTATAAAGATAAAATACGTATGATTGAAATATTGGCAAGGCAACAGAGAATTGAAAATGGAGAATTGAAAATTGGAAATGAAGAAAAATCTTAA
- a CDS encoding SpoIID/LytB domain-containing protein translates to MKEPVTCNRSTCNSPQAITLSIGILFAPAITFRLNGTYWNKDQKYSGEYTISKEGKNLILHSSSGTQIVPDHFTLTPENDETTNFDLLNVMIGINFHWQRTEDQKFKGTLKIMDEGKHLTAINILPLEDYLLSVISSEMSATSSLELLKAHAVISRSWLIAQKIKSEKLTDTYQSCIQDEQQYIRWYDREDHEHFDVCADDHCQRYQGISKAYTPFVQQAIEATRGEVLVYGGDICDARFSKCCGGVTEYFENTWEPVNHPYLTKVIDSDTQSSTPDLSQEENARKWILSTPNVFCNTRDKAILSNVLNDYDQETQDFFRWQVSYTPPELSALITSRIGIDFGDIQSIESVERGVSGRITRLRIQGSKRDMIIGKELVIRKAFSQSHLYSSAFIVETEKDTSGAITRFTLKGAGWGHGVGLCQIGAAVMSAKGYDYKQILSHYFPNTKLQTIENGELKIENEIINHEI, encoded by the coding sequence ATGAAAGAACCTGTAACTTGTAATCGATCAACTTGTAATTCGCCGCAGGCGATCACTCTTTCCATTGGCATCCTTTTCGCTCCTGCCATCACCTTCCGTTTGAACGGAACCTACTGGAACAAGGATCAAAAATATTCCGGAGAATATACCATTTCCAAAGAAGGGAAGAACTTGATTCTACATTCATCTTCAGGAACACAGATCGTACCGGATCACTTCACCCTTACACCGGAGAACGATGAAACGACAAACTTCGATCTGTTAAATGTCATGATCGGGATCAATTTCCACTGGCAACGCACGGAAGACCAGAAGTTCAAAGGTACATTGAAAATCATGGACGAGGGGAAACATCTGACAGCAATCAACATATTACCCCTAGAAGATTATTTACTAAGCGTGATCTCTTCCGAAATGAGTGCCACCTCATCTTTGGAACTCCTGAAAGCCCACGCGGTCATTTCCCGCAGTTGGCTGATCGCACAAAAAATAAAGAGCGAGAAACTAACCGACACTTACCAGTCCTGCATACAGGATGAACAACAATATATCCGGTGGTATGACCGGGAAGACCACGAGCATTTCGACGTGTGCGCGGACGATCATTGTCAACGCTACCAAGGTATTAGCAAAGCCTACACGCCATTTGTCCAACAAGCCATCGAGGCCACCCGAGGGGAGGTCCTTGTGTATGGCGGAGATATTTGCGATGCCCGGTTCTCCAAGTGCTGCGGGGGAGTAACCGAGTATTTTGAAAACACCTGGGAACCCGTGAATCATCCCTATCTTACAAAAGTGATTGATAGCGATACCCAGTCTTCAACTCCCGACTTATCCCAAGAAGAGAATGCCCGAAAATGGATTCTCTCCACCCCGAATGTATTCTGCAATACCCGGGACAAGGCCATCCTGTCCAACGTTCTCAATGACTATGATCAGGAAACTCAGGACTTTTTCCGCTGGCAAGTATCCTACACTCCCCCGGAACTATCTGCATTAATAACCTCCCGTATCGGGATTGACTTCGGGGACATTCAATCCATAGAATCTGTGGAAAGAGGTGTCTCCGGGCGCATCACCCGTCTCCGCATCCAAGGTTCAAAACGAGACATGATCATCGGGAAAGAACTTGTCATTCGCAAAGCTTTCTCCCAATCCCACCTGTATAGCTCGGCCTTCATCGTGGAAACAGAGAAAGATACCTCCGGAGCTATTACCCGTTTCACTTTGAAAGGTGCGGGATGGGGACACGGAGTCGGTCTCTGCCAAATCGGAGCTGCCGTCATGAGTGCCAAAGGCTATGATTACAAGCAAATCCTCTCGCACTATTTCCCGAACACGAAACTACAAACAATTGAAAATGGAGAATTGAAAATTGAAAATGAAATCATAAATCATGAAATCTAA
- a CDS encoding FimB/Mfa2 family fimbrial subunit, whose product MKKLMIVMLGLLTLVSACSDNDDEGSYGVTSGLITPKIRARVTDPLNQNPFTGILEVYPCKDETSIYYGNYINGKLTVFNGYYVISEGDVYGDNNRELHLPIGEYNMVYWGTPKYDEPIYNSPAITHPGLTNGADLAKLYFSLRPNTDGTYMPVYDLVHAIKPARIGTEDLTASLTRVTAGLKVILKQEDNSAFSSSITSVNVHIGNIAEKMNFYTAEAENMTKTVKFELSRSEDATIMSNPTVMLFPSAPNPLLELFITLADGSVHTLSKALTSTLSPNTRLTLNIVVGKILPGGDPGNFTIESWNEESETIEFPVVD is encoded by the coding sequence ATGAAGAAATTAATGATTGTAATGCTTGGTCTTCTGACTTTAGTTTCGGCATGTTCAGACAATGATGATGAGGGATCTTATGGGGTAACGTCTGGATTAATTACTCCTAAAATAAGAGCTCGGGTAACCGATCCGCTTAATCAGAATCCTTTCACGGGGATTCTTGAGGTATATCCGTGTAAGGATGAAACCTCTATTTACTATGGAAACTACATAAATGGAAAGCTCACGGTATTTAATGGTTATTACGTCATATCAGAGGGGGACGTGTATGGGGACAATAACCGAGAACTTCACCTGCCTATCGGCGAGTATAACATGGTGTATTGGGGGACACCCAAATACGATGAGCCGATTTATAATTCTCCGGCAATTACTCACCCGGGGTTAACGAATGGAGCTGATCTGGCAAAACTCTATTTTAGCTTGCGACCCAATACTGACGGGACTTATATGCCCGTGTATGATTTGGTCCATGCGATAAAACCGGCACGTATTGGAACGGAGGATTTGACAGCTTCTCTTACACGGGTTACCGCCGGTTTGAAGGTAATACTGAAACAAGAGGATAATAGTGCGTTCAGTTCCAGCATAACAAGCGTGAACGTTCATATTGGAAATATTGCCGAGAAGATGAATTTTTACACGGCCGAGGCGGAGAACATGACGAAAACCGTGAAATTCGAATTGTCCCGTTCTGAGGATGCCACCATCATGAGTAATCCTACCGTGATGTTGTTTCCTTCCGCCCCGAATCCTTTGTTGGAGTTGTTTATCACCTTGGCGGATGGTTCCGTGCATACTCTTTCTAAAGCGTTGACTTCCACGTTATCTCCCAATACGCGGCTCACGTTGAATATTGTTGTCGGTAAAATATTACCCGGTGGTGATCCCGGAAATTTTACGATTGAGAGTTGGAACGAGGAAAGCGAGACGATCGAATTTCCGGTTGTCGACTAA
- a CDS encoding sensor histidine kinase, with amino-acid sequence MLEFFIKLYRNLRYTGVLFVLLFVSWTTKGGTGEPDSRILIISSYNPETSQTARNISDFIEEYGLLGGKFSIDIENMNCKSFSEACMWEGRMKEILDKNIEKGLPKLIILLGQEAWTAYWSQDSLVTRDVPIMGGMVSRNAVLLPEEGTDLENWEAESVDVMSDNIRELEVFGFAYEYDVIANLRLILDFYSGTKHIAFITDNSYGGVSLQALVKKKMKEKFPELDLILLDGRKHTIYSISDAIARLPEKTVILLGTWRVDKNDGYFMRNATYSMMMANPKIPAFTITSIGMGHWAVGGCVPKYRTVGKDMAKQALALERQHDSTVLAGMQIIPNEYCFDYAKLCSEGFLNKAEVKNAVLYNKKLSYFEEYKYQIIGVFLAFLVLLFGFFLALYFYFRTKRFRDALWQAQKDNILILNNVNSGIKFINPDFTIKWHNGIDYDVDPEKIKSSKGQVCYKVLRGLDEPCSFCPAVMAMKTGKVADVVVKHGNYYVYMLANPVFDDDNNLLGVVVRMEDMTKQKQAELELRKAKEKAEESDRLKSAFLANMSHEIRTPLNAIVGFSGVLTSDDCDAESRHEYVAIIQKNSDLLLRLINDILDISRLETGRLKLSYEEVEIVSLCQSVLATTSYGKRDVVEYVFQTPCEEFILETDVQRLQQILINLLSNANKFTEQGSITLGIEINEEQDCVYFSVTDTGRGIPEDKQKKVFERFEKLDEYVQGTGLGLAICKLTITMMGGDIWVDGDYKEGARFVVRHPLHLDPLSEE; translated from the coding sequence ATGTTGGAGTTTTTTATAAAGCTATATAGGAATCTTAGGTACACGGGGGTGTTATTTGTTTTGTTGTTCGTCTCTTGGACAACAAAAGGAGGAACCGGTGAGCCCGATTCTCGGATATTAATTATCAGTTCCTACAACCCGGAAACTTCCCAAACTGCTAGGAATATATCGGATTTTATAGAAGAGTATGGCCTACTTGGCGGAAAATTTTCGATTGACATAGAGAATATGAATTGTAAAAGTTTTTCCGAGGCTTGTATGTGGGAGGGGCGGATGAAAGAAATATTGGATAAAAATATCGAAAAGGGTTTACCGAAACTCATTATTCTATTAGGGCAGGAGGCATGGACGGCTTATTGGTCTCAGGATTCACTGGTTACTCGGGATGTCCCGATCATGGGAGGGATGGTGAGTCGGAATGCTGTCTTGTTACCGGAGGAGGGTACCGATTTGGAGAACTGGGAGGCGGAGAGCGTGGACGTGATGAGTGACAACATTCGGGAATTGGAGGTTTTCGGGTTTGCTTACGAGTATGACGTGATAGCGAATCTTCGGTTAATTTTGGATTTTTATTCGGGAACTAAGCATATCGCTTTTATCACGGATAATAGTTACGGGGGAGTCTCTCTGCAGGCTTTGGTGAAGAAGAAGATGAAGGAGAAATTCCCGGAGCTGGATTTGATTCTTTTGGATGGCCGGAAACATACGATTTATTCGATCAGTGATGCTATTGCCCGGTTACCGGAGAAAACGGTTATCTTGTTGGGGACGTGGCGAGTAGATAAAAATGATGGTTATTTTATGCGGAATGCCACGTATTCGATGATGATGGCGAATCCTAAAATTCCGGCTTTCACGATTACTTCTATCGGGATGGGGCATTGGGCTGTCGGGGGATGTGTACCGAAGTACCGGACTGTCGGAAAAGATATGGCCAAACAAGCTTTGGCGTTAGAGAGGCAACATGATTCGACCGTGCTGGCGGGTATGCAGATCATTCCGAACGAGTATTGTTTTGATTATGCCAAGTTATGTTCAGAGGGATTCTTGAATAAAGCGGAGGTCAAGAATGCTGTTCTTTACAACAAGAAGTTGTCCTATTTCGAGGAATATAAATACCAGATTATAGGGGTGTTTTTGGCTTTTTTAGTTTTATTGTTCGGTTTTTTCCTAGCCTTATATTTCTATTTTAGAACCAAACGTTTTAGAGATGCCTTGTGGCAGGCCCAAAAAGATAATATCTTAATACTGAATAATGTTAATTCCGGGATCAAGTTTATTAATCCGGATTTCACGATAAAATGGCATAACGGGATTGATTATGATGTCGATCCGGAAAAAATTAAAAGTTCCAAGGGCCAAGTTTGTTATAAAGTTTTGAGAGGACTGGATGAACCTTGTTCTTTCTGTCCGGCGGTAATGGCCATGAAAACGGGAAAAGTGGCTGATGTTGTTGTGAAACATGGGAATTATTACGTGTATATGTTGGCGAATCCTGTTTTTGATGATGATAATAATTTGTTGGGTGTCGTGGTGCGTATGGAGGATATGACCAAGCAAAAGCAGGCGGAGCTAGAGTTACGGAAGGCAAAGGAAAAGGCAGAGGAGTCTGATCGGTTGAAGTCTGCATTTTTGGCTAACATGAGTCACGAGATTCGTACCCCGTTGAATGCTATCGTGGGATTTTCCGGGGTTCTGACTTCGGATGATTGTGACGCGGAAAGCCGTCATGAGTACGTGGCTATCATCCAAAAAAATTCAGATTTATTACTTCGCTTAATCAATGATATTTTGGATATATCCCGCTTGGAGACGGGACGATTGAAGTTGTCTTACGAGGAGGTTGAGATCGTTTCTTTGTGCCAGAGCGTGTTGGCGACAACTAGTTACGGGAAACGGGATGTGGTGGAGTACGTGTTCCAAACACCCTGTGAAGAATTTATACTGGAGACGGACGTGCAACGTTTGCAACAGATATTGATTAATTTGTTGTCGAATGCCAATAAGTTCACGGAACAGGGGAGTATCACGCTGGGAATCGAGATTAATGAAGAGCAGGATTGTGTTTATTTTAGCGTGACCGATACGGGACGGGGAATTCCGGAGGATAAACAGAAGAAGGTGTTCGAACGTTTCGAGAAACTGGATGAATACGTGCAGGGTACCGGTTTGGGATTGGCCATATGTAAGTTGACGATCACGATGATGGGCGGAGACATTTGGGTGGATGGGGATTATAAAGAGGGGGCCCGTTTTGTGGTTCGCCACCCGTTGCATTTGGACCCGCTTTCTGAAGAATAA
- a CDS encoding MFS transporter: MKSKITKSPWSWIPTLYFAQGLPYVVVMTLAVIMFKRLGINNTDIALYTSWLYLPWVIKPLWSPLVDIVKTKRWWVITMQLVIGGGLAGIALTLPGPHAFRYSLAFMWLLAFSSATHDIAADGFYMLGLDTKKQAFFVGIRNTAYRLAMLTGQGLIVMFAGWLEKTYSSTFPEEIAVPRAWSVTFYLLAILFVLLFLYHQFILPKPENDIPVKNGNPLNAFFQTFITFFQKKGIIAALAFILLFRFAESQLVKIASPFLLDNPEVGGLGLNTMQVGTIYGVVGLIALTIGGILGGIFMAKNGLKHWIWWMTAAMNLPNIVYVYLAFVHPSNIWLISSAVAIEQFGYGFGFTALTYFMMLFSKGPQQTAHYAICTGFMALGMMLPGMISGYIQELIGYQHFFLWIMLCTIPSFIAVKYIKI; the protein is encoded by the coding sequence ATGAAATCTAAAATCACTAAATCCCCTTGGTCCTGGATCCCCACTCTATATTTCGCACAAGGTCTACCCTATGTCGTTGTCATGACACTTGCCGTTATCATGTTCAAACGGTTGGGAATAAACAACACGGATATAGCTCTCTACACGAGCTGGCTTTATTTACCATGGGTGATTAAACCCCTATGGAGTCCGCTGGTAGACATCGTGAAGACCAAACGCTGGTGGGTGATCACCATGCAATTAGTGATCGGTGGAGGATTAGCCGGAATAGCACTGACTCTTCCCGGGCCTCATGCCTTCCGCTACTCGTTAGCATTCATGTGGTTATTAGCTTTCAGTTCTGCCACCCACGACATCGCGGCAGACGGGTTCTATATGCTGGGACTCGACACCAAGAAACAAGCCTTCTTCGTCGGCATCCGTAACACGGCTTACCGCCTCGCCATGCTCACCGGACAAGGATTGATTGTCATGTTTGCCGGTTGGCTTGAAAAGACCTATTCCTCCACGTTCCCGGAAGAGATTGCCGTTCCTAGAGCATGGTCAGTCACCTTCTATCTATTGGCAATCTTATTCGTACTTCTCTTCCTCTACCACCAGTTCATCCTCCCCAAACCGGAAAATGATATTCCCGTGAAAAACGGTAACCCACTGAATGCCTTTTTCCAAACCTTTATTACCTTCTTCCAAAAGAAAGGAATCATTGCAGCCTTGGCCTTTATTCTGCTCTTCCGTTTTGCAGAATCACAACTTGTAAAAATCGCCTCCCCTTTCTTACTGGACAATCCCGAAGTCGGTGGCTTGGGACTAAACACCATGCAAGTCGGTACCATCTATGGCGTCGTTGGCCTTATCGCCCTCACGATAGGCGGTATCCTAGGCGGTATCTTCATGGCTAAGAATGGCCTAAAACACTGGATCTGGTGGATGACCGCTGCCATGAACCTGCCCAATATCGTGTACGTTTATCTGGCATTCGTCCACCCTTCCAACATCTGGCTAATCTCTTCCGCCGTCGCCATCGAACAATTCGGTTACGGGTTCGGTTTCACGGCCCTCACCTATTTCATGATGCTCTTCAGCAAAGGTCCGCAGCAAACCGCCCATTACGCCATCTGTACCGGATTCATGGCCCTCGGCATGATGCTCCCCGGCATGATCTCCGGCTATATCCAAGAACTGATCGGTTACCAACACTTCTTTCTCTGGATCATGCTTTGTACCATCCCCAGTTTTATTGCCGTGAAATACATCAAAATATGA